A window from Mya arenaria isolate MELC-2E11 chromosome 9, ASM2691426v1 encodes these proteins:
- the LOC128246677 gene encoding GRB10-interacting GYF protein 2-like isoform X2, whose translation MADTLKFGPEWLRQLSGGNNVGTPPPSPAPGFGKYKLADYRYGREEMLALFTPTEGVPEELQQFHAILADKSQEPMAFMPPTEEEQRILSQSVNSQAVLRAMGRVPAIRGRGSGMERGRGRGRGRGDGFMQRGVSYDDTEGGGFGRPRQRPDGSWEEGEPKYPRPYQNRYSDPTQPNKVYQRSLSSDNWRDREEDDEEGGDWRRAGSKWNNQRGSWRDNRGFDPGYERGTGRGYSGQYTRQRSGGNWDEEELPEWSMDGEADELGTFDASGAFVSPKRFNRREFDERDSSMSPRSEGENDKDKSKEVNARGAANGGKDINDNRQKKLLPEKLDPKGDRSRSPSENPPPKASAQPSDNKSCDTNNKKQSHPNSASPHPSPKPQAKTEKGHAPGVKDKTSDKKQAIQSSGISNESSTNSKNKKNEEKGSGTGKQTMAKKNDKAVSKGDNKSNDVSARSASGAQISTDKGKGGRAENNEKGHTKDNKRREKLKSEAEALDQLQETVENMVAGITILEDEEVVQELSAPDGATASSKSGTCALPPEHEHYNKWFYRDPQGDLQGPFNSTEMAEWFSAGYFTMNLQVRRGCDEVFSPLGELIKHWGRVPFLPGQWPAPLLAAASPEPATQPQAPATATPPQQANWAENIAAPQDHQQLLQQYMQQQIQQQQQQQQQQMLMRQIQLQQQVQQIVSQLQENGQFKALPPIQQQQMALQILAKQGALATPPPSQPQKLSPRSSEAPMAVSSASPISQVSYNRSVSTPNTSQASPLPASIWDIDPSTIASMPAGGISAADLEAQLKEKEIEGERKRAEKQKEELRKEQEELRRQMEEIEKQRQEIERRKIEERTKLEEERLRAEEEKRKYEEAQRAMQIEEQRIRQMEEEKRKFEKDQIARQLEEQRIRQEEQLQQRMMEEEEGRRIEAEQTQREEMERQREMNRQQEIQKAQESQRQRESDEALRQQQASVIRQQQEEALRKQQQDALRKLQKEQLANMQLPSHAQWASQSGGSQSGGGKSLLEIQQQEEQERMEREELQRKQMEVQRQQMMTLQQQQQQQKSWTATVSPKASNKSLLEIQEEQARQLERERQKRDENQQIAAKNMSLGAASVWGSSPASGNWANEGAWGAALKQAQGNSGPGLGFWDDAIITSGPVKKQSAKQSKQQTGEFPALGGKKPDKARNSAPNKPKPSKSKKEEEAVQRLFQTQPSEDDFTQWCKYQLNSMATSVDIPTFIAFLQEVESPYEVHDYIRSYLGENKASEEFGKAFLEKRSQYRNKTRPAQPVDSIWGPAPAVTPRELRQAPPCNDDAQKSKASKKKKNKMMKVDASILGFTVHAAPDRIVGEIETVEASTTR comes from the exons ATGGCAGACACCTTAAAATTTGGTCCTGAATG GTTGCGTCAGTTGTCAGGTGGGAACAATGTCGGGACCCCACCCCCTTCCCCCGCCCCGGGGTTTGGGAAATACAAGCTAGCAGACTACAG GTATGGCAGAGAGGAAATGTTGGCGCTGTTCACGCCAACAGAAGGCGTGCCAGAGGAGCTGCAGCAGTTCCACGCTATACTGGCAGATAAATCACaggaacccatggccttcatgCCACCCACAGAAGAAGAACAG AGGATCTTGTCTCAGTCAGTTAACAGTCAAGCGGTGTTACGAGCGATGGGGCGTGTTCCTGCCATCAGGGGACGGGGCTCTGGTATGGAGAGGGGGCGGGGCAGAG GTCGTGGACGGGGCGATGGATTCATGCAGCGCGGTGTGTCGTATGACGACACCGAGGGGGGTGGCTTTGGTCGTCCCCGACAACGACCAGATGGATCCTGGGAGGAAGG GGAACCAAAGTATCCAAGGCCATACCAGAACCGGTACTCAGACCCAACCCAACCAAACAAGGTGTATCAGCGCTCTCTTAGCAGCGACAACTGGCGGGACAGAGAGGAGGATGACGAGGAGGGTGGGGACTGGAGAAGGGCGGGGTCAAAATGGAACAACCAGCGGGGCTCCTGGAGGGATAACAG GGGATTTGACCCAGGCTACGAGCGTGGTACTGGCAGGGGCTACTCTGGCCAGTACACTCGACAACGGAGTGGAGGTAACTGGGACGAGGAGGAACTACCAGAGTGGAGCATGGACGGGGAAGCAGACGAACTCGGAACTTTTGATGCCAGCGGGGCGTTTGTGTCTCCGAAGAGG TTTAACCGGAGAGAGTTCGATGAAAGGGACAGTTCAATGTCACCGAGAAGTGAGGGGGAAAATGATAAAGATAAG AGTAAAGAAGTAAACGCCAGAGGTGCCGCGAATGGTGGTAAAGACATTAATGATAACCGCCAGAAGAAACTACTTCCTGAAAAATTGGACCCGAAAGGAGACCGATCTCGATCCCCGAGTGAAAACCCACCCCCCAAAGCCAGTGCTCAACCCAGTGATAACAAGTCATgtgatacaaacaataaaaaacagtcCCACCCAAATAGTGCTTCACCCCACCCATCTCCTAAACCTCAGGCGAAAACTGAGAAAGGCCATGCTCCTGGTGTTAAAGATAAGACTTCTGATAAAAAACAGGCCATACAGTCATCAGGGATCAGCAATGAAAGTAGTACGaatagtaaaaacaaaaagaatgaAGAAAAAGGCAGTGGTACTGGTAAACAAACCATGGCTAAGAAAAATGACAAGGCTGTCAGTAAGGGGGATAACAAAAGTAATGATGTGTCTGCTAGAAGTGCAAGTGGAGCACAAATATCCACGGACAAGGGGAAGGGGGGAAGGGCGGAGAATAACGAGAAAGGacatacaaaggataacaaacGACGAGAAAAGTTAAAGTCAGAAGCGGAAGCTTTGGACCAGTTACAAGAAACTGTAGAAAATATGGTGGCTGGAATCACGATACTAGAG GATGAAGAGGTGGTCCAAGAGCTGTCTGCCCCTGATGGTGCGACTGCCAGCAGTAAGTCCGGGACCTGTGCCCTACCCCCTGAGCATGAGCATTACAACAAATGGTTCTACAGGGACCCTCAGGGAGACCTACAAG GTCCCTTCAATTCCACCGAAATGGCGGAGTGGTTTAGTGCGGGCTATTTCACAATGAACCTACAGGTCCGTCGGGGATGTGATGAAGTGTTTTCACCCCTTGGAGAGCTAATTAAACACTGGGGGCGTGTGCCCTTCCTTCCTGGCCAGTGGCCTGCACCACTGTTG GCTGCAGCCAGCCCTGAGCCCGCCACTCAGCCCCAGGCTCCAGCCACTGCGACCCCACCACAACAAGCTAACTGGGCAGAGAACATTGCAGCACCTCAGGACCATCAACAACTCCTTCAGCAATACATGCAACAACAAatacagcagcagcagcagcaacagcagcagcagatgCTCATGAG ACAAATACAGTTACAACAGCAAGTGCAGCAGATAGTCAGCCAGCTCCAGGAGAACGGACAGTTTAAAGCCTTACCACCGATACAACAGCAACAGATGGCTCTACAGATCCTGGCCAAGCAGGGAGCCCTTGCCACGCCTCCACCATCACAGCCCCAGAAACTCTCTCCCAG GTCATCAGAAGCCCCCATGGCAGTAAGTTCAGCCTCGCCGATCTCCCAGGTATCCTATAATCGATCTGTCTCCACCCCGAACACTTCCCAGGCCAGCCCACTGCCTGCCAGTATCTGGGATATCGACCCCTCAACTATTGCGAGTATGCCAGCAGGGGGGATCTCAGCTGCTGATCTCGAGGCTCAGTTGAAG GAGAAAGAAATAGAAGGAGAAAGAAAGAGAGCCGAGAAACAGAAGGAAGAGTTGCGGAAAGAGCAGGAAGAACTGCGGAGACAGATGgaagaaatagaaaaacagagACAGGAAATAGAGAGGAGAAAAATCGAGGAGCGTACG AAACTGGAAGAGGAAAGATTAAGAGCAGAAGAGGAGAAGAGAAAATATGAAGAAGCCCAGAGAGCCATGCAAATAGAAGAACAGAGAATACGACAGATGGAAGAGGAGAAAAGGAAGTTTGAAAAAGACCAGATTGCTAGACAGCTTGAGGAGCAAAGGATCAGGCAGGAGGAACAGCTACAACAGAGGATGATGGAGGAGGAAGAGGGAAGGAGGATAGAGGCGGAGCAAACACAGAGAGAGGAGATGGAGAGACAGAGAGAGATGAATAGACAGCAGGAAATACAG AAGGCCCAGGAATCCCAAAGACAGCGCGAGTCAGATGAGGCCCTGAGACAGCAGCAGGCTTCAGTCATACGCCAACAGCAGGAGGAGGCTCTCCGTAAACAGCAGCAGGACGCATTGCGAAAACTACAGAAGGAGCAGCTTGCCAACATGCAG TTGCCGTCGCACGCGCAGTGGGCAAGCCAGTCGGGTGGTTCCCAGTCTGGCGGAGGGAAGTCCCTACTAGAGATACAGCAGCAGGAGGAACAGGAGAGGATGGAGAGAGAGGAG tTGCAGAGGAAACAGATGGAAGTACAGAGACAGCAGATGATGACAttacaacagcagcagcaacagcagaaATCATGGACCGCAACTGT CTCACCGAAAGCATCAAACAAGTCGTTACTTGAGATACAAGAAGAGCAGGCACGTCAGTTGGAGAGAGAAAGACAGAAACGAGacgaaaatcaacaaattgcAGCTAAG AACATGTCACTTGGAGCTGCAAGTGTATGGGGGTCGTCCCCAGCATCAGGCAACTGGGCGAATGAGGGGGCGTGGGGTGCAGCTCTCAAACAAGCCCAGGGGAACAGTGGGCCCGGGCTTGGGTTCTGGGATGATGCTATCATAACATCTGGGCCAGTCAAGAAACAGTCAGCCAAACAGAG CAAACAGCAAACTGGCGAGTTCCCAGCGCTGGGGGGAAAGAAACCTGACAAGGCCCGCAACTCCGCTCCCAACAAACCTAAACCTTCCAAGTCCAAAAAGGAGGAG GAGGCAGTCCAGCGATTGTTCCAAACACAGCCTAGTGAGGATGACTTCACCCAATGGTGTAAATACCAACTTAACAGTATGGCTACATCAGTTGACA TCCCGACGTTCATAGCCTTCCTACAAGAGGTGGAGTCTCCGTACGAGGTCCATGACTATATCCGCTCGTACCTCGGCGAGAACAAGGCCTCTGAGGAGTTTGGCAAGGCGTTCCTTGAGAAACGCAGtcaatacagaaacaaaaccAGGCCCGCACAACCGGTG
- the LOC128246677 gene encoding GRB10-interacting GYF protein 2-like isoform X1 codes for MADTLKFGPEWLRQLSGGNNVGTPPPSPAPGFGKYKLADYRYGREEMLALFTPTEGVPEELQQFHAILADKSQEPMAFMPPTEEEQRILSQSVNSQAVLRAMGRVPAIRGRGSGMERGRGRGRGRGDGFMQRGVSYDDTEGGGFGRPRQRPDGSWEEGEPKYPRPYQNRYSDPTQPNKVYQRSLSSDNWRDREEDDEEGGDWRRAGSKWNNQRGSWRDNRGFDPGYERGTGRGYSGQYTRQRSGGNWDEEELPEWSMDGEADELGTFDASGAFVSPKRFNRREFDERDSSMSPRSEGENDKDKSKEVNARGAANGGKDINDNRQKKLLPEKLDPKGDRSRSPSENPPPKASAQPSDNKSCDTNNKKQSHPNSASPHPSPKPQAKTEKGHAPGVKDKTSDKKQAIQSSGISNESSTNSKNKKNEEKGSGTGKQTMAKKNDKAVSKGDNKSNDVSARSASGAQISTDKGKGGRAENNEKGHTKDNKRREKLKSEAEALDQLQETVENMVAGITILEDEEVVQELSAPDGATASSKSGTCALPPEHEHYNKWFYRDPQGDLQGPFNSTEMAEWFSAGYFTMNLQVRRGCDEVFSPLGELIKHWGRVPFLPGQWPAPLLKAAASPEPATQPQAPATATPPQQANWAENIAAPQDHQQLLQQYMQQQIQQQQQQQQQQMLMRQIQLQQQVQQIVSQLQENGQFKALPPIQQQQMALQILAKQGALATPPPSQPQKLSPRSSEAPMAVSSASPISQVSYNRSVSTPNTSQASPLPASIWDIDPSTIASMPAGGISAADLEAQLKEKEIEGERKRAEKQKEELRKEQEELRRQMEEIEKQRQEIERRKIEERTKLEEERLRAEEEKRKYEEAQRAMQIEEQRIRQMEEEKRKFEKDQIARQLEEQRIRQEEQLQQRMMEEEEGRRIEAEQTQREEMERQREMNRQQEIQKAQESQRQRESDEALRQQQASVIRQQQEEALRKQQQDALRKLQKEQLANMQLPSHAQWASQSGGSQSGGGKSLLEIQQQEEQERMEREELQRKQMEVQRQQMMTLQQQQQQQKSWTATVSPKASNKSLLEIQEEQARQLERERQKRDENQQIAAKNMSLGAASVWGSSPASGNWANEGAWGAALKQAQGNSGPGLGFWDDAIITSGPVKKQSAKQSKQQTGEFPALGGKKPDKARNSAPNKPKPSKSKKEEEAVQRLFQTQPSEDDFTQWCKYQLNSMATSVDIPTFIAFLQEVESPYEVHDYIRSYLGENKASEEFGKAFLEKRSQYRNKTRPAQPVDSIWGPAPAVTPRELRQAPPCNDDAQKSKASKKKKNKMMKVDASILGFTVHAAPDRIVGEIETVEASTTR; via the exons ATGGCAGACACCTTAAAATTTGGTCCTGAATG GTTGCGTCAGTTGTCAGGTGGGAACAATGTCGGGACCCCACCCCCTTCCCCCGCCCCGGGGTTTGGGAAATACAAGCTAGCAGACTACAG GTATGGCAGAGAGGAAATGTTGGCGCTGTTCACGCCAACAGAAGGCGTGCCAGAGGAGCTGCAGCAGTTCCACGCTATACTGGCAGATAAATCACaggaacccatggccttcatgCCACCCACAGAAGAAGAACAG AGGATCTTGTCTCAGTCAGTTAACAGTCAAGCGGTGTTACGAGCGATGGGGCGTGTTCCTGCCATCAGGGGACGGGGCTCTGGTATGGAGAGGGGGCGGGGCAGAG GTCGTGGACGGGGCGATGGATTCATGCAGCGCGGTGTGTCGTATGACGACACCGAGGGGGGTGGCTTTGGTCGTCCCCGACAACGACCAGATGGATCCTGGGAGGAAGG GGAACCAAAGTATCCAAGGCCATACCAGAACCGGTACTCAGACCCAACCCAACCAAACAAGGTGTATCAGCGCTCTCTTAGCAGCGACAACTGGCGGGACAGAGAGGAGGATGACGAGGAGGGTGGGGACTGGAGAAGGGCGGGGTCAAAATGGAACAACCAGCGGGGCTCCTGGAGGGATAACAG GGGATTTGACCCAGGCTACGAGCGTGGTACTGGCAGGGGCTACTCTGGCCAGTACACTCGACAACGGAGTGGAGGTAACTGGGACGAGGAGGAACTACCAGAGTGGAGCATGGACGGGGAAGCAGACGAACTCGGAACTTTTGATGCCAGCGGGGCGTTTGTGTCTCCGAAGAGG TTTAACCGGAGAGAGTTCGATGAAAGGGACAGTTCAATGTCACCGAGAAGTGAGGGGGAAAATGATAAAGATAAG AGTAAAGAAGTAAACGCCAGAGGTGCCGCGAATGGTGGTAAAGACATTAATGATAACCGCCAGAAGAAACTACTTCCTGAAAAATTGGACCCGAAAGGAGACCGATCTCGATCCCCGAGTGAAAACCCACCCCCCAAAGCCAGTGCTCAACCCAGTGATAACAAGTCATgtgatacaaacaataaaaaacagtcCCACCCAAATAGTGCTTCACCCCACCCATCTCCTAAACCTCAGGCGAAAACTGAGAAAGGCCATGCTCCTGGTGTTAAAGATAAGACTTCTGATAAAAAACAGGCCATACAGTCATCAGGGATCAGCAATGAAAGTAGTACGaatagtaaaaacaaaaagaatgaAGAAAAAGGCAGTGGTACTGGTAAACAAACCATGGCTAAGAAAAATGACAAGGCTGTCAGTAAGGGGGATAACAAAAGTAATGATGTGTCTGCTAGAAGTGCAAGTGGAGCACAAATATCCACGGACAAGGGGAAGGGGGGAAGGGCGGAGAATAACGAGAAAGGacatacaaaggataacaaacGACGAGAAAAGTTAAAGTCAGAAGCGGAAGCTTTGGACCAGTTACAAGAAACTGTAGAAAATATGGTGGCTGGAATCACGATACTAGAG GATGAAGAGGTGGTCCAAGAGCTGTCTGCCCCTGATGGTGCGACTGCCAGCAGTAAGTCCGGGACCTGTGCCCTACCCCCTGAGCATGAGCATTACAACAAATGGTTCTACAGGGACCCTCAGGGAGACCTACAAG GTCCCTTCAATTCCACCGAAATGGCGGAGTGGTTTAGTGCGGGCTATTTCACAATGAACCTACAGGTCCGTCGGGGATGTGATGAAGTGTTTTCACCCCTTGGAGAGCTAATTAAACACTGGGGGCGTGTGCCCTTCCTTCCTGGCCAGTGGCCTGCACCACTGTTG AAGGCTGCAGCCAGCCCTGAGCCCGCCACTCAGCCCCAGGCTCCAGCCACTGCGACCCCACCACAACAAGCTAACTGGGCAGAGAACATTGCAGCACCTCAGGACCATCAACAACTCCTTCAGCAATACATGCAACAACAAatacagcagcagcagcagcaacagcagcagcagatgCTCATGAG ACAAATACAGTTACAACAGCAAGTGCAGCAGATAGTCAGCCAGCTCCAGGAGAACGGACAGTTTAAAGCCTTACCACCGATACAACAGCAACAGATGGCTCTACAGATCCTGGCCAAGCAGGGAGCCCTTGCCACGCCTCCACCATCACAGCCCCAGAAACTCTCTCCCAG GTCATCAGAAGCCCCCATGGCAGTAAGTTCAGCCTCGCCGATCTCCCAGGTATCCTATAATCGATCTGTCTCCACCCCGAACACTTCCCAGGCCAGCCCACTGCCTGCCAGTATCTGGGATATCGACCCCTCAACTATTGCGAGTATGCCAGCAGGGGGGATCTCAGCTGCTGATCTCGAGGCTCAGTTGAAG GAGAAAGAAATAGAAGGAGAAAGAAAGAGAGCCGAGAAACAGAAGGAAGAGTTGCGGAAAGAGCAGGAAGAACTGCGGAGACAGATGgaagaaatagaaaaacagagACAGGAAATAGAGAGGAGAAAAATCGAGGAGCGTACG AAACTGGAAGAGGAAAGATTAAGAGCAGAAGAGGAGAAGAGAAAATATGAAGAAGCCCAGAGAGCCATGCAAATAGAAGAACAGAGAATACGACAGATGGAAGAGGAGAAAAGGAAGTTTGAAAAAGACCAGATTGCTAGACAGCTTGAGGAGCAAAGGATCAGGCAGGAGGAACAGCTACAACAGAGGATGATGGAGGAGGAAGAGGGAAGGAGGATAGAGGCGGAGCAAACACAGAGAGAGGAGATGGAGAGACAGAGAGAGATGAATAGACAGCAGGAAATACAG AAGGCCCAGGAATCCCAAAGACAGCGCGAGTCAGATGAGGCCCTGAGACAGCAGCAGGCTTCAGTCATACGCCAACAGCAGGAGGAGGCTCTCCGTAAACAGCAGCAGGACGCATTGCGAAAACTACAGAAGGAGCAGCTTGCCAACATGCAG TTGCCGTCGCACGCGCAGTGGGCAAGCCAGTCGGGTGGTTCCCAGTCTGGCGGAGGGAAGTCCCTACTAGAGATACAGCAGCAGGAGGAACAGGAGAGGATGGAGAGAGAGGAG tTGCAGAGGAAACAGATGGAAGTACAGAGACAGCAGATGATGACAttacaacagcagcagcaacagcagaaATCATGGACCGCAACTGT CTCACCGAAAGCATCAAACAAGTCGTTACTTGAGATACAAGAAGAGCAGGCACGTCAGTTGGAGAGAGAAAGACAGAAACGAGacgaaaatcaacaaattgcAGCTAAG AACATGTCACTTGGAGCTGCAAGTGTATGGGGGTCGTCCCCAGCATCAGGCAACTGGGCGAATGAGGGGGCGTGGGGTGCAGCTCTCAAACAAGCCCAGGGGAACAGTGGGCCCGGGCTTGGGTTCTGGGATGATGCTATCATAACATCTGGGCCAGTCAAGAAACAGTCAGCCAAACAGAG CAAACAGCAAACTGGCGAGTTCCCAGCGCTGGGGGGAAAGAAACCTGACAAGGCCCGCAACTCCGCTCCCAACAAACCTAAACCTTCCAAGTCCAAAAAGGAGGAG GAGGCAGTCCAGCGATTGTTCCAAACACAGCCTAGTGAGGATGACTTCACCCAATGGTGTAAATACCAACTTAACAGTATGGCTACATCAGTTGACA TCCCGACGTTCATAGCCTTCCTACAAGAGGTGGAGTCTCCGTACGAGGTCCATGACTATATCCGCTCGTACCTCGGCGAGAACAAGGCCTCTGAGGAGTTTGGCAAGGCGTTCCTTGAGAAACGCAGtcaatacagaaacaaaaccAGGCCCGCACAACCGGTG